A region of Gracilinanus agilis isolate LMUSP501 chromosome 3, AgileGrace, whole genome shotgun sequence DNA encodes the following proteins:
- the GPN2 gene encoding GPN-loop GTPase 2, which yields MATAVPTTFGQAVIGPPGSGKTTYCLGMSTFLAGLGRQVAVVNLDPANEGTPYACAVDIGELVTLPDVMEALKLGPNGGLVYCMEYLEANLDWLHDRLAPLRGHYLLFDCPGQVELCTHHGALRSVFAQLARWGFRLTAAHLVDSHYCTDPAKFISVLCTSLSTMLHVELPHVNILSKMDLIEQFGKLAFNLDYYTEVLDLTYLLDHLASDPFFRHYRQLNEKLVQLIEDYSLVSFIPLNIQDKESVQRVLQAVDKANGYCFGVAEQRSLEAMMSAAVGADFHFTSTLGIQEKYLQTPEEDSVGQEDMHS from the exons ATGGCCACGGCCGTCCCCACCACGTTCGGGCAGGCGGTGATCGGGCCTCCGGGCTCAGGGAAGACCACGTACTGCCTAGGCATGAGCACCTTCCTGGCCGGGCTGGGCCGGCAAGTAGCCGTGGTCAACCTAGACCCGGCCAACGAAGGCACGCCGTACGCATGCGCCGTGGACATCGGCGAGCTTGTGACACTACCCGACGTGATGGAGGCGCTCAAGCTGGGGCCCAACGGCGGCCTCGTGTACTGCATGGAGTATTTGGAAGCCAACCTGGACTGGCTACACGACCGTCTGGCGCCGCTCCGCGGCCACTACCTGCTCTTCGACTGCCCCGGCCAGGTGGAGCTGTGCACGCACCACGGCGCCCTGCGCAGTGTCTTCGCGCAGCTAGCCCGGTGGGGTTTCCGG CTGACTGCTGCCCACCTTGTGGATTCTCACTACTGTACAGACCCAGCCAAATTCATCTCTGTGCTGTGCACCTCCTTGTCCACCATGCTGCATGTTGAGCTGCCCCATGTCAACATCCTCTCCAAGATGGACCTCATTGAGCAGTTTGGGAAGCTGG CGTTCAACCTGGATTACTACACTGAAGTCCTAGACCTCACCTATCTGCTTGACCACCTGGCCTCAGACCCCTTCTTCCGCCATTACCGACAGCTCAATGAGAAGCTGGTGCAGCTGATTGAAGACTATAGCCTCGTCTCTTTCATCCCTCTCAATATCCAG GACAAAGAAAGCGTCCAGCGGGTGCTGCAGGCAGTGGACAAGGCCAACGGCTACTGCTTCGGTGTGGCTGAGCAGCGGAGTCTGGAGGCCATGATGTCTGCTGCAGTGGGAGCTGACTTCCACTTCACCTC CACCCTGGGGATCCAGGAGAAGTACCTTCAGACCCCAGAAGAAGATTCAGTGGGACAAGAAGATATGCATTCATAG